attgtaataataaagatattaaCGGACTGATATTGAGTGTTCCAATATTTCTTCAAACTACAGGATTAATAACTTAAAGTAACAGTATGAGCTTCACCATAACCAGATACCTTACCTGACATCACCGACACGGCGATGCAGAGAGCCGCCCATGTGCACCGCATCACAGAGACCTCCATCTGGAAGAAACGCAGGAAAGCTAGTGTTGGATGTGGAGGTAAAATATTCAGAGACGACAAACACGAAAGCTCAGCTTAATAAAAGTCAAAACGATCTGAATGTGAAGCAGCTGATATCCCTTATGAAGGGGCGAGATCTGGAAAGAGGTGTGgctaaacaataaaaaacttttttttttttctaaatgaacACTTATATAACATGCTCCTGGAACCGACTCATTTACTGGAATCATGGCTGGTTTGTTTGATATAAAACATTATCTACATCGTCTTACGTCAATAATTTTTGGGTCTCAAATATTGTGATTTATTGGAAATATTTCCaatttttaaagtatattattaatttttaattttaaagacGAAATCCTTTCTCATCAGAAACACAATGAGCCTGAAAGATTGAATTAAACCTTGAATGTAACTGTAACGATGTGTTTAGTAAATTTCTCTATATGTTCTATTAGTTTTAGGAgcttatctctaacatctatggAGCAGAAGGAATGCTGTTAGTGCTGCAGTCAAGGTGAAAAGATAGTGACAATGATACAGCACACACAGTGGGGTATTTACAGTAAAGCACTTAAAGCTCTGCACCACACTCCCTCCAATCCTCCAGCACTACTCGACTGGTCCCAAGGAAAGTAcgcatcaagactcttctctgttccgGCATCTCAGTTATGAAGTGAACGGCGCCTAAATGTCCAAACATCTGAGGCTATCGCAGTGACAGCTAAAGACCTAGCGGTTTAAACTTAAAGTTATCTGTGCATTTCTTCCTATATTTCTGCCCAACagagtttttagactgatggtattcttaTTCCGTGACCTATTGAAGCAGCATCCATGTATTTATTCATAGAGTTTTTTTGATTTGCAGAGAACATCCACCATGATGGATCATGGCTGCTTTAGATCATTAGGATGTAGTTAcatattatatgaaaataacCAGTGGTGGAAAGAATACTGACAATGTGTACGTGGTTTATATACGAAACACAGAACAATAcctaaacatattaataataaataaaacctcacaCAAATAGAGTTGTTAGTCTTCTTAccataatgtgtgtttttttagatTAGAGACTGAAGTCTTGTAAGGGGAAATCCCAGCAGGTGACAGTTTACACTGCATCAGCACACGGTCACCTTTTTCCCTCTATAGGTGAACAGATCCTCTGGtgttatggggtcagaattgtttcgttattctgaataaatacactatgatccacaaataaatataaagagtttcacaaatatttttacaaatttcacaaaaagaaatgaaattcacaaataaataaaatgcgatttgcaaataaaaaaatatatttataaattgtatttatttatttatttaaattttattatttatttgtgaatcgcgtcctgtgcatttgtggatttgaaacatttctaacgtcaagacgtgcacaagaatccacaaataggtggactccgcccaccgtctactccagccaatcggacaacggtctcgtggcgctgactaatcgtggcacggtctacctccaaccaatcacgttctgatttactcgcactatcacagtgtaatatgtactgcaaaatacgatttaaaaaaacaaacaaataaaaaaacatttgtcgcagattcgagcccaatctggtaaccctgtatggattgtagccagcactaagggttagttcaattctgctttctttggaaacgatttcagcatcatcaatgggtccagtggtaatgtgaagagcgagtaaatcagaacgtgattggctggagtagacggtgggcggagtcacctatttgtggattcttgtgcacgtcttgacgttagaaatgtttcaaatccacaaatgcacagaacgcgatccacaaatgagcaggaagccattcgcaaataaatacaatttataaatttataaatatttttattatatttatttgtgaatttcatttctttttgtgaaatttgtaaaaatatttgtgaaactctttatatttatttgtggatcatagtgtatttattcagaataaccaaacaattctgaccccatatggTGTGGCCATGGACACTCATCCTCCTCTGTGTCGTCGTCGTCGTTTCTACATTCTTTACATTCATCATCGTTGCTGTCTTGAAACTCCATGTGTCCCAAACCTTCGGTCAATAACGTTTTCACTGTACGATCACGATCAGCTCATGTAAATCTGAGGTGGCGTTTTGTTTattggttcaaatcccaggctTTTCATTGGTCCATTAAGATGAGATACAGTAATGTGTCGTTCACAAACCATGACTCGAGAACATCGAGCCGTCTCATTTTGTGTTACATCGtacattttgtgttaaaatgtgtCTCATAAGCTCAGTAAAGAGAAAAGATTGGTTTACATTCCGAGTCCTCGGGTTCGAGTGGTTTGTTCATCACGTGACAGCACCATAGGCTGAGGCAATGCAGTCTGAGCCGGAAACAGAAACGATTAGTTTACATAACGAGTCTTTTGGTTGACGTCATACGTGACTGCATCCCGTCTCAGTATCTTATgacaaatacaataataaattagTATTATTGActttataatgtattaaattataaaactgTCTACTAAAATCTACTACTACTATTTGTGCAATAAatcttttcttaaaaaattcTCCTTTATTATCGTTTAATATTTCTTGAggatatgtgtggtgtgtgaggtgggaTGTGTTGGGAAATTAACATGTaacatttaattacattctTCTGAAGTGAACAAAATGAACGAAATGACtcgaaaaaagatttttaaaaaaaacgaatcaaaaaagtaaaatgatCCGAACTTCCAATCACTAATGAGATATTTTTAttggctatatatatattatctatatatatttactcaGTTATGGTAAATACTGTTCATCAGTTATTACATAGATCATAACAGATTTTAATGATGTTCAGTTATTAATTtctaattctgttttattgagCTGGAATTTTAGAGCTGATTATTTTACAGCACTTTTACTGCTGCTGTGTGAGTCTTTTACAccaacatttatttactgtgaTTAAAAACTCAGACCATTTGTGCAACATTTGGAAGatgtaattttattcatttatattaggGTTAATTAAAGCCATGATCAGACCCTCTTTGAGTCATCGCTTTAACTCGTCCTTCTTGTCCAGCCAGTCCTGATCCTCTGCTCTGCTagttccttttttgttttagacAGAGTAATAATCAGCTGCTTCCTTCCCACAATCTTCCCATTCATCTCCCTGATAGCTGTGTAGGCTTCATCTTTAGAGGAATATGTGATGAATCCATATCCTTTTAACATCAAAAACTGTACAAGGAGATACAGAAAGCAAACATTGAGCATTAAACACactaaaacatatataaaacagaacagCTATGCTGTGTTAGTATCAGGGAACTGTGATTGAACCCCCTACAGTCCATATATACATCTTATCTATCTATACTGATCATATTTCAGAGAGCAGCTATACAAAATACAGTGTATGGAAAAAACACGTGTCCTAAAAGAGAGAGTAAGGGgaagtgaacacagtgtatagggAAAGGAAGAAACTGGAGGGATTAGTAGTTCACCTTTGCTCTGCTGATATTCCCGAACTTGAGGAACTCCTTGTAGAGGGGATACTCGTCAACATTAGAGTCCAAACCCCTAATGAACAGCTCAACTCCCTGCAGATCAGAAGACAAAGTCCAGTTAACATccagtgtgtaaataaatcaatcaatgaaacagaaaaataaacagaaaatcacAAAGCAGCATGTAAAAGTGAGTACAATGCGCCTCTAGCTTCATGATAATCAGATCACATTAGCGGCACGTCCCCATGTCCATATACGGACACAAAGGCACGTCCTCTCAGGGCTGCGATGTACAGACAGACTTTAATGCTGTACCTTTGGGTTTGGTGTGCTGTAGGAAGTCTTCTGTTCTGCCTCCTGCCTCTGctctatctttttctttttagccAAGTCCGcagctttttctttcatttctatgACCTCTTCAATCTTGTCCTTCTTCTTAATAACTTTCCCCCTCTTTTTCTCGACCGGTTTAAGACTCTCCTTCTCCTTGCTGACCTCCTGCTCCTTAAGCTTCTCTGCCTCCTCCAGCTCAGCAACCAGTGAGTCCATAATTTCTCCCCATGTCAGTTTTGGAGGAAACGGTGAAGAGTCAATGGAAGCAGCGTTATCTGTCCGTACAGGAGGCAGATCTGAGACCAGTTGAGGTTCAGGCTCAGGTGGAGACAAAGTCCCAGACAGATCCACAGGGTTGGGTGGCGACAAAGTCTCAGGAGGAGACACAGACTTCATTTGAGGCAAACCCTCAGGAGAAGACACAGGCTCGGGTTGAGACAAAGTCTCAGGTGGAGACAAATGGTTGGGTGGAGACAAATGGTCGGGTTGAGACATGGTCTCAGGTGGAGACACAGGCTCAGTTTGAGACAAAGTCTCAGGTGGAGACAAATGGTCAGGTTGAGACATGGTCTCAGGTGGAAGTTCAGTCTCCAGGTGAGGCAAAGTCTCCAGTGGAGACACCGACATTGCGGGAGACACAGGTTCAGTTGGACATGCAGGAGCGGGTTGAGACACAGATTCAGACAGAAATACAAGCGACAGAGTCTCAGGTGGAGACACAGGCTCCAGTTGTTCTTCTTCAACAATCTCCACAATTGGAGGTTTGGGGTAGACGTCGGGTGGCAGGACGTGGTAGTACTCTTCACAGTCCACAGGCTTGTACACAGGGTAGTACACAGGGTAGTACTCTGGGTAGTACACGGGGTCATACACGGTGTCGTAGATGTGGTTGTACACGGGGTTGTTGATGGGGTCATACACAGTGTCGTAGACAGGGTCGTACATGGGGTTGACCACAGTGTCGTACACAGGCTCGTACACGGGTTCGTACACGGGGTCGTACATGGGATCGTAGACGGGGTCGTACACGGGGTCGATGTTGACAGTGACATGTACAGAGTCAGGTGTAGTTGCAGGCACATACACTGTTTCTTCAGGTTGGAactgaaagaagaaacagagtTGGATTTTAGACAAACTGATagtttcagaaaaacaaaaagaaatgaacagattCATACTGAGGCTTACTGatgaaaataatgacatttctcTTGAGAAACAGACCTGGATCTAttacttattatactgtatcTTTCTCTTCTGTGTTAAATCATCATGTCTAAGGCTTTACTGCTCCCTAAGACAATAAGCTACTTGTCTTACTATTTACTATCAAAcgaatataaatgtaagtgaatATTAAACTATACAAACTTCATATTAAACTAGACAGTATGAATGCTTAAATAAAATGGATCCTGATgatcaaattaaaatttttctatttaattcacatttatttgtatagcgctttaacaactgacattgtctcaaagcagctttacagaacataaacaaaaaaaaaaaggttaatataaagattaatataatacaaaaattcaagattaatatcagatatatctaaatgtaaatatttatttaaaatttactaATCAACAAAGTCATAATCAGGAAACTTACCATTTTCCAAACTTGATGGTGTGATGTGCCTCGATTAAAAAGTCAAATTTgctgtgtaaaaagtgtggtgtgtgttgtgtaaaaagtgcggtgtgtgttgtgtaaaaagtgcggtgtgtgttgtgtaaaaagtgtggtgtgtgttgtgtaaacgtgtggtgtgtgttgtgtaaaaagtgcggtgtgtgttgtgtaaaaagtgtggtgtgtgttgtgtaaacgtgtggtgtgtgttgtgtaaacgtgtggtgtgtgttgtgtaaaaagtgtggtgtgtgttgtgtaaaaagtgtggtgtgtgttgtgtaaaaagtgtggtgtgtgttgtgtaaaaaggtgtggtgtgtgttgtataaaaataataacgtATGCTGTGTAAATCGTGAATAGTATAAGTGTCTCTAAATAGTCGCTCGCTCGATGAAGTTCGCTCACTGTGTTTAAATTGGAATGTcaacaatttaaatgtaaacgtGATGATGTCGTGTTCCGGATCATCTATGACATCACAGGACTCATCCTACAGCATCCTTCAGtgttatacactacactactaacaTATGTAACCATATGTTTACCTacaaaaccacaacacaacatgacaatcattttattctattcaaCACGTCCTGACTAGTATTTTAAGATATGAGCGTCTCAGCCCCAAGAAGCCTCGCTCTAATGTTTGTGCTAAAATATATTCACACTGGTATCTTCATGCTTTAATCACAGTCTATATATCTGTGTAAATCTCAGGATTATCTGATTTCTAAGAACAACGATGTGAATCTATCAAATGAAGTGAAGTTATTAGGTTTCTTTCCTCCTCGTgctgcttttttattctttgtcatATTGACATTACTACAGTCAGCTATCAGGACAGGAAAGCTCAGCTCAGCCACCACTTTCACTCCAACACTTTAGCAACACTCACTTGATCTGATTTTACTTTACAATagattttttaatctattttactttgttttattttgttgtatgtTATATTTCTAAATCCCCCTTTTTGACCCTATTGTGTAGGATTATATCTTTTATAAAACAGACTCTTGTAAATAGCAGCTCACTGCATGTGGTACcctgtatgattgtgtgtcatTAATAGCATTCaaatttcattgtaaaaattgtGACCATATAAACGCTTTTAAAAGCTGATGTCTGACACAGTCAATAACAAGGACACTAATCCATGTATTTACTTTAATAAGGCTTTTACTTTTAACCTGACTACTCAGTAAGTGGGGCAGTGGTgactcaactggttaaggctctgggttgttgaccgGAGGATTGGgtttcaaggcccagcacagtcaagctgccactgctgggcacttgagcaaggccctcaaccctctctgctccaggggcgctgtatcatactgtagctgcccctgcactctgaccccaacctcctcagttggggaatgtgaagaaaagaattccactgtgctgtaatgtatatgtggtgataataaaggcttttatgcccccattcttcttttaaaagaagaaaaacttaTTCCTTTTTTCCACATACATTACttaccgattttttttttagctctgtgGAATTCTGACGTCCATCCATCCTTGCTGCAGAACCTGTCAAAAATACACAGCAaatactgtagaaaggacagATTTAAATAACCTccatatcattttatttctatttaatttaaacagtaACAATTTCTCTGATATGATCCTCACCTCAGTCTCATATCCTGTTCATATCACACCTCCACTGAACACAGTCTCCTCCTCCTTTAGGCTGATGTCTTCTGCAGGTGCAATTTACACCTGagattgtatacacacacacacacacacacacacacacacagacagacaaaaagacgcAAAtgtacgctcacacacacacacacacacacacacacacacacacacacacacacacagacagacaaaaagacgcAAAtgtacgctcacacacacacacacacacacacacacacacacacacacacacacacacacacacacacacacacacacacacagaaacacacacacacacacatacttatacatacacacaaacacacaaacacacacaaacacggacaaaaacatacacacaaacacacacaagcatggacaaaaacacacaaacacggacacaaacacacacgcacacatacaaagatgcaaacacacacacacacacacacacacacacacacacacgcacacacacacacacacacatacacacacaacattttctaatattttaaacataaacagaaggtttGAAATGGGATTTGAGAGTTTATTaggatataatttttttttattgagggTCTTATTAAACATTGGTGGAAAGAGAAAATTtatactcaagtaaaagtgaTGGCGTTAAAAAAGTACTTAAGTAAAAGTACAAATGACTCTTTATAAAAACTACTCAGAGAACTAGTAACTTTTTTATATTGATGAGACTTACACACCGAGTATCATGTTCGGAACCCCGTTTATTAACTGCTTACGGTgttacacacagtcacaactTAACTGTATTGGTAGCATtacactgccctctagtggccatCATGTACAATATACACATCTCAATACATTTTTAGCTGGTGATATTTATTGAATTATCAGTAACTGCTGAATCAGACAAGATCCAgacaacaaaacacattttataaagacaataaaaacactttttaaccttttgtttgtttttcaaatccAAGGCTTTTCATTGGTCCGTGAAGATGAGATATTGTGATGTGTCGTCCACGAACCATGACTCGAGAATAACGAGTCGACTCGGGgagtgattcattcattttgtgttGACCGCGCATGCGCAACATCGAAAACGATCATTAAACAGAAAAGATTTGTTCACCTTTCGAGTAGTTTGGTCTTCACGTTACAGCACCATAGGCTAAGGCAATGCGGCCTGAGctggaaacattttaattacattctGCTGAAGTGAACGAGATGACTCGAAAaaagatttgttcattttgctgAACGAGATTCAATGAACCGAATCAGTAAAATGatccgaacttcccatcacatGAGATATTACTgttaataactgccaacttgaaagatttaggtTGGGTGTTTGTAAGAAATAAAGGATGAcggatgtgttttgtgttttattgtttgtttgagcATCTTCAAATCTCAGCAGCTTCATAATCCGAATCAGATCTCTGGCTCCTCGGCCACGTGACCTCATCAAGTAATAATAAATTTCTCTTAGGTCAATAATGTTTAAGGAACTAGGTTTAAGGCTCCataaacacacagggtcacTTGTGTGTAGCTGCTCTGCATCCTGTCATGTTTTTGAACCAGAGAACATGGAGGAAACCCATACAAACACTGTGGAGAACGTGCACAGGAACTCAGCAAGGTCAAAAAGTAAGCAGAGGTCATGAGTGATACGAGTCAGATTGGTGACATGTGATGCAGCAGACAtgtccttttttaaacatattaaacttACTGTTTTTACCGCACACTGATAAATAAATCTCACGTGTGTTCTGACTCTCACACGTGTTCTACTGTGTGAGTCTCTGATCAGTTTACTGTTACAAACATGATCTGtttttatatctatatgtatTTACTCAGTTATGGTAAATACTGTTCATCAGTTATTACATAGATCATAACTGAGGATTTAATGATGCTCAGTTATTAATTTCTAATTCTGTTTTAATGAGCTGGAATTTTAGAGCTGATTATTTTACAGCACTTTTACTGCTGCTGTGTGAGTCTTTTACAccaacatttatttactgtgaTTAAAAACTCAGACCATTTGTGCAACATTTGGAAGatgtaattttattcatttttattaggGTTCATTAAAGCCATGATCAGACCCTCTTTGAGTCTTCATTTTAACTCATCCTTCTTGTCCAGCCATTCAGTGTATACACACTGTGATGGCAGCATGTGCACTGAGGCAAATTCATGGAGGAAGAATCGCTCTTCGCCCTCTGCATCGGCAGCTGGGAGAGAGTGTAATAGAAGGCGGTTCAGCAGCGTGAGCTATCAAACTTCAGTACCATGGTCAGCGTCGCTGGGAATGAGAGTGAGGCTTGAACATTCACCTTCCAGGAGGCGAGCACGGCAGATAGCTAGGCCAGGCGCCTAAAGGGAGGTAAGAGGGCATGCCTGATGGAACTAATGGAATGTATCTCTCTGATATCCTTTTGCAGAGACTTCCAGCTGATCCAAACCCCAAGATTGACAGCTGAGACTATGCCACGCTCCTGGAGAGGATTGCTTCACCATGCTGCTGCCGTCCACGCTGCCTAGGCTGGGTGCCTGGATCCCTGCACAAGAGCTCCTTGACAAGTTGGTTTTCACCTTACCACTGGTTTTCTGctgcactaaactacactagcACCTTAAAGATAGATAAAACCACAATACTGTTTGCTCTAAT
The Tachysurus fulvidraco isolate hzauxx_2018 chromosome 7, HZAU_PFXX_2.0, whole genome shotgun sequence DNA segment above includes these coding regions:
- the LOC113662827 gene encoding leucine-rich repeat extensin-like protein 3 isoform X2 — its product is MFQPEETVYVPATTPDSVHVTVNIDPVYDPVYDPMYDPVYEPVYEPVYDTVVNPMYDPVYDTVYDPINNPVYNHIYDTVYDPVYYPEYYPVYYPVYKPVDCEEYYHVLPPDVYPKPPIVEIVEEEQLEPVSPPETLSLVFLSESVSQPAPACPTEPVSPAMSVSPLETLPHLETELPPETMSQPDHLSPPETLSQTEPVSPPETMSQPDHLSPPNHLSPPETLSQPEPVSSPEGLPQMKSVSPPETLSPPNPVDLSGTLSPPEPEPQLVSDLPPVRTDNAASIDSSPFPPKLTWGEIMDSLVAELEEAEKLKEQEVSKEKESLKPVEKKRGKVIKKKDKIEEVIEMKEKAADLAKKKKIEQRQEAEQKTSYSTPNPKGVELFIRGLDSNVDEYPLYKEFLKFGNISRAKFLMLKGYGFITYSSKDEAYTAIREMNGKIVGRKQLIITLSKTKKELAEQRIRTGWTRRTS
- the LOC113662827 gene encoding leucine-rich repeat extensin-like protein 3 isoform X1; its protein translation is MDGRQNSTELKKKSFQPEETVYVPATTPDSVHVTVNIDPVYDPVYDPMYDPVYEPVYEPVYDTVVNPMYDPVYDTVYDPINNPVYNHIYDTVYDPVYYPEYYPVYYPVYKPVDCEEYYHVLPPDVYPKPPIVEIVEEEQLEPVSPPETLSLVFLSESVSQPAPACPTEPVSPAMSVSPLETLPHLETELPPETMSQPDHLSPPETLSQTEPVSPPETMSQPDHLSPPNHLSPPETLSQPEPVSSPEGLPQMKSVSPPETLSPPNPVDLSGTLSPPEPEPQLVSDLPPVRTDNAASIDSSPFPPKLTWGEIMDSLVAELEEAEKLKEQEVSKEKESLKPVEKKRGKVIKKKDKIEEVIEMKEKAADLAKKKKIEQRQEAEQKTSYSTPNPKGVELFIRGLDSNVDEYPLYKEFLKFGNISRAKFLMLKGYGFITYSSKDEAYTAIREMNGKIVGRKQLIITLSKTKKELAEQRIRTGWTRRTS